Within Lolium rigidum isolate FL_2022 chromosome 5, APGP_CSIRO_Lrig_0.1, whole genome shotgun sequence, the genomic segment GCGGGGGAGCGGAGCCATGTGTCTAGCGTGTGGGCTCCGAGGAGGTCGTGGTGCGTGTTGGCGCGGAAGCGGCGGACAGCGCCTAGGTTGGAGTTGAGGATGCGCGGGACGATCCGGAAGTGGAAGCCCTTCTCGGCGGGGATGCGGCGGCAGTCGACGTCGAGAGGGACGGACCGCCAGAGGCGGCACCACCGGGACGAGATGGTCTGGGTCCGGGCGGCGTCCTCGATGGGCAGGAGGGCGACGATCTCGCCCAGGACGTCATTGGGGAGGCCGCTGATGTGGTCCTTGCCCCCGGCGATCTGGATGTGGGCGGCGTCCTCGACGACGAGGATGGCGCCCAGGACGTCGTCGGGGAGGCCGCTGATGTTGTCCCCGCCGCCTCCGGGTGGCACCGGTACGAGCTGCGCCAACTTCCTCAGCGTAGCACGACAGATGGCCGGCGGGAGACGATGTCGCCGAGGACGTCGGCGGGGAGGCTGCTGATGTGGTTTCCGGGCAGCCACGGCTCCCTCATCGTATGTAGTATTACCACTGCTGGCCCCCGCGAGCGGCCGTGGCGGAGGAGTCTGCATTGATCAGGCTTGTTTGTTTCTCTTTGGATTTGATCAGGTGTTTAGCTTCCGTGGACGTACGAGACCTAGTAGCTTCTACAGACCGTTAATTAGTTGTAAAAAAAAAGGTTCTATTTTTCCCTCATCGATCGGTAGCTTTCGTGCTTTTTATTTCGTGCGAGGAAACCAAAACGTTCCCGCCTGGGAGTaggagtcggagtcggagtcggTTTTGCTATCTACGCCAATATATAGGGTCTAGTTGGAGTCGCCGACGGTTCTTAATTAGCGCAACCGCCGGCGAACTCGTCGGATATTAGCGCCGCCGCCCCTGAACGCATCGGAACGAGAGCACGAACAAGACTATGGCCGAACAAGATAAGTTATTACTTGAGACAGCAGCGCCCAAGaagacggcggaggaggagatggCCGACGAGGCGGCGAGCTACGCGAAatacgcttcctcctcctcccggcgtGCTTTCTTCCACAACGAAAGTGAGAAGAAACAAACCCTCtcatatttatttattcaattcaaTTTCTATATAGCTAGGTGCTTATCTATATATAGACCTTGTGCGCGCATGCTAGTAATTTCTAACACACTCGCTTGGCTTGGGTACTTGGTGCACCTGTGTTGAGTTCAATGCAGTTTACGCACTACACACCTGGACACATCCCATACAATACCGCCGGTTCCACCCCGGAAACCTTGCAGATCATCTCCATCAAACTTGTCGAAATCGCTGGTGGCCTCGAGTTCCCCTTGTCTGTCTACGGCGTAGTTGCCGTGCGAGACACCGTGGATGGCAGCCGAAACATCCTCTTCCGTCGCCGTACCTACCAGGCACAGCAACTGAAACAGAATGTACGTGTATGTATGCTGCTCATCTTCTTTTCATGTAGTGCTCTTACCCCGCGCGCCAGTCCTCGCTTGCTGATCGACTGACTTCACTGACGCCGTGGATTTCGAGATCCAGCTCGCGGGAAAAGGTACACCCGACAAAGCGTTGATCAGCCAAGCGCGCCGTTACACGGGAGGACATGGTCCCGGTGTCTCCAGCATCTACTTCAAGAACGTCATGTGCACACTAGAGCTATGCGTGCAGCCGGTTAGAAGGACAGTCCAGGCCACTATCTTGAACATCCATGCTGTCAGAAAAGACGGGTCATGGCCTTTTCCACACGGCGGTCTGGTCGCTTGCTACCCGCTATCAGGGGAGTCTGTGTTCTCTGATAGTGGAGTCAGCCGTTGTACCATTGAACGCTCATCTAGCCGGATTGTGTTGGTTGAATCAAAAGATAGAGCAGTCCCAAAAGGTTGGGGTGATTACGTCGATCTGCAGAGGCAAGTTGTCTCCGTGGAAATCGAGGGAGCATTGGACGTTATGATTCAGGCCTACACGAAATCTGGTGCTGTCCACAAACAAGCTCGTGTACGTTTAGTGCCCAAATTTTGCGGCATAAGCCAGGAGAAATGTGCCCTTTGTAGTGCTCAGGTAACTATTACCGTTGCTTGGTCCCTCGTTCCAATGGACAATGTGGAGATTGGGTTAGATACATGCAGCAGGATTCTTGTTTGAAGTTTACATCTTGGAGATTTCAATGTACTCCTTAATATGTTTGATCAGTTTGCTTGTATGTCTGAATCTGTTACCTATTTAAATTGTCCAACCGTATCGACAACAATAGCTTATGCCATTTTTTCTTGCAACCTGTAAGTTATGTTGTGTGTACTTCTTTTTTGGACATTATTTTTCTTCACTAGATACGAGGCATTATTCCTAAGCTATTATGAACAACACATAAATTGGGACAGATGTATGCAGCAGCAGGAGGCTTCTTTAAAGCTTGCATCTAGGATATTTCAATGTGATATATTGGAGTTGGCTGGTTCTAAATCGGATAGCTTGTTAAAATGTCCAACTGTCTACCTTCATGCCATTTTATTGCTGTAACACGTGAAGTCGTGTTGTGTGGAGTGCTTTTATTTTGGACCTTACTGttgtttactactccctccgtcccaaaaaaaGATGTCGCATGTTTTTtccaaatttggatgtatctaaacGCAATTTAttgtatagatacattcaaatttaaacaaattcGTGACGTCCTTTTTGggatggggggagttgatacgaggAGTGGTGAGCATGTATCAGAAAATTCCATAAGCTTTGGGCATAACACATTGTTCATAAGCTCCCTTGGAAGGCTAACTGAACCAAGACATGTATGACGATTTCAGAGTTTTTGCCACATAACCTCTGCTCGAATTAGGGTATTGATAGTGCATGCTAACACCACATTCGGAAACATGCTTACTGGGTTACCGCCCGGTAACCAAAACCTTGCATATAACTAGAAGTGATTCTAACTGTTTCAGCATTGGACTAGTTTTTGTGGTTGATGATGAGATTTTCCTATGTCTCGTCGGTAGCCATCATCTTCAGGTTTACTGAATATATTTGGCTTTACATGTTGACCTGTTGTCCACCAATGCATATCTGAATTAAATGTTATGCTATGTGTTTGATGCTAAGAGCTGTCAACTTAAAGTTTATTACTGCTGGATGACATGCATGGTGGTTGATGGTTAGAGCACAGAAACTGTAAAGTGGAGTAAAAGTAAACTGAAGATGTACTTTTGCAACCATTAGGTGCACACACGATGGAACCGTACAATATCGTTTTGTGCAGGAACACCAACAACTGCACGCTTAATTTATTAAGTTGGGAGCATAAGCGCTTAAACAACAAAAATCCTACTATTACAAGCCAGCACGGGATGCAACAAAACTACCATAACGCAACACTTTAAGGATTAATCACATGCCCCTTTTTGCGAAATCAGCTTCTTTTCATGATGAATGCACCTGCTCGTGGTGGTAGCGGATCCTTGCAAATCCAGCCCAAGCAGTGATAACTGCGAGGGGCCAAAGTTCACTCACAATCAGGGAAAACACCCTCCATAACAGCAGGGTTATTGCCACGATTCGGCCCTTCCTAACACATAACGGGCGTGCAAGTACAGCCCATTTGATAATCCATTCCAGATTCTTATATACCTGAACAAGAGGTGTAATCATCAAGATGACAATGGCAGTACCACGAGTAACCGGAGCTAGCACCATATACACGGCAAGTGAAAATGCCGCGACCAAGCTTGTGAGTGAGCTGAACATGAACATCACGGATATTTGAAAGTTGATTCTGCGGGTGCCCAAGGTAACCAAACTAGTTCCGGATAGCATGAGGCCAATAGTAGCTGTGGAAGAGCAAAGAAAAGCCAACGTGGTGGCCATCATGTAAGCGTCAAAGATGTAACTCCCAGCAAGTGTTGGTGTGCCTCCTTTCGCATGATCATCTGCCCTGTAACCTCCAGGAGGCGCAAAAATTGCACCAAAAGCGACAGTTGCTATCAGGACTGCTCCCACGATAAACGTTTGTGTTGCATCTTTCATCTTCTGTGATTCGCTATCCTCCTGCTGTTTATTCAGAGGATGGCTATAAGTTGCATCAATGAAATCCCAACGAAGGCCACTGTGTTTAGCACCAAGTGAACACAGGGCCCAATATATCTGCTTGTCGGAGTTCTGAAAAAAGCAAAATTATATAAATATGTGTTCCAGGTTATTTACAGAAATAAGCTATGAGTGTAGTATATTGCTTTGTTTCGATCAGTGGAAAATTTAACGTAAATGAGATTGTGTTACCATAACATAATTCAGCCCACGGGGAATAATTCTTCTGGAAAGATCAAGGGGAGTTTCCCCATCTTTATTTGATAAATTTAGCTGCACTTTGTTATTTCCAAGTAGGGCACAGCACATCCTAAAAATCCCAGTCTTGATAGCTAAGTGCATCACAGTGTCTCCGTCCTTGTCTTGAACATTCAATATCCAATTTACTGGATATCGACAAATAAAGGAGACTATGTTTAGCCTTCTTTTCTCAACGGCAACATGAAGAAACGTTCTTCCATCTGCATTGCACAGTCCAGCACTTCTAGGAGATTTCTTCAGCAAAAAATCAATGGTACTTATCGTGCCTGAAGAGGCAGCGACATGTATGGGGAACAATCCGTTGTGGTCTGCTTGATACACTGCTGCTGGATTAGCTTTAAATACTTCTTTGACTATGCGGAGATTGAACCTGGAACGCGTGGAAACACGAATCCAGGGAGGGTACTGGGAAAAATCATGCAGAGACGAAGCGAAGTGAAGAGGCGTACTTCCATGTTTGTCCCTTTTTGTGGCAAGGCCCTTGTTCCAGTTCAGTAGCTTTTCTGTCATCACTGTGAATATGATTTATATTAGTGAACAAATAATTTGTACTATTCTTAGCATATTATCAAAATATCAATACTATTCCTACAATACTATTCCTTTACAAAAATAACTACCTAGCGTGTGGAGAGATTATAGATGAGACATTCACTTGCCGGATCTTAGTGAACACACTACATAGGTGAAAGTAAATCATGCAGAGACAAAGCAAAGTGAAGTGCCAAGGCCTTTGTTCGATTGATATAATTTTTCTGCCATCACTCCCAGCATGGGATTTACATTAGTGAACAAATGACATTACGTTGTACCTACCCAatgtttttttatttcagaaatgaATTTTTCGGACCACGCAAAAATTACCGTGCAAATTTCGGTCAAATGAGAGAAAAAGATCCGTGTTTGCTGGGATTGAAAACCTGCACACCTAGAAAAATGGAGGCATACTCCTAACACCGGGATAGGTTGATTTACTCGTGTAAGTTCCAGCAAATAAATCATATCTTTGGAAAGAGACAAACTTTGACCTCCAGCGAAATTTGTGAAATTTTGAGGAGTTTTTGTCGATTTTTTTTCTCGTTGTACCTACCACGTCATCCTCATATCAGTAATTTATTTGAAAAAAAACCAGCTTGTTCCTTAGAACTGACAACATGATGTGGCGAGAGCAATATAGATCAAACATTCACCTACTATGTGTTAATAAAAAATGGCATATGTTAAAATAAACCATATGATGACATAATAAAAGTGTGATGATTCAAATGATCATGGGGTATATGTAAATTAAAAATCGTGAAAAGTAATTCGAAGTGCAAAGAATGATGATCATTTCTTTTATGGGCGAAAAAATTGAAAGCAGGATCATGCTAAATTTTCATGTATATTAACTCATACGGAAAAAATAGTTTGTAAGAATGTGTAATTCTATTGGTCCTAGGTACAAACCTATGTGCAGACAACAACGAAAATGCGTGCAAATATGGTAGATACGcaatatatatgtatgtatgagTCCTACCAGAATAGATAACTGCATTTAGGGGTACCTGTGTTTGTGGCTCGAAGAACAGCGACATGCAATGCATTTTGTCCATCTGGTCCAGAGTAGGATAAGTTTCCGCAACTCTTAACATAGAGGATTATCGCAATGGTATCCTTTCCCAGTAGGATGGCCAGGTACATGGGTGAAATGCCGCCTGCAGGAAAATTAGCCAGTTGGGTATCAGCATCCATTAGCAGCTTGACCATCTCTTGTTTTCCTTTGATGGTGCGAGCATCAAGCAGTCCTCTCTCCTTATGACCCAGAGCTTTGCCGTCTTCCAATCTGACAGCCTCGTGTAGGGCCGTCTCTTGACGATGATTCACCTCTCTTAAGAGCTCGAACTTCCTATCTGCTGCTAGCTCGATGAGACGAGAAACCATCTCGTAGTTCCCAGCTCGGCAagcacaatgcaagggtgtgtcacCCTTGTGATTCTTAGTGAACAGGAGGTCCCTGTCCCCGTCGTGGATAATACCAGCATAATTCAAGAAATCCTGGCTATCCCCATTGCTGCTAACCACATGTAGTGCAGTGTCTCCATCAGGAGTGACACCTTTGAGAAATGCTCCAGCTGCAGGTTGGCGGTCAACGCCCTCTTCTGCGTCACCAAAAGATTCTTGATATTCAGGGATATGTGGCTTCTTCagaagttcttccaaatcctgCCAGGAACCACCGCACGCTGATTCCAGCAGCAAGGGATCGATGTCACCAGAACGGGATTGTTCATCCTTGGACGGCTTCTTGCTCGTCGCCGCTGTCACCACGACCATCGCCGTGGCATCCTCCTTCTTCAGCAACTCCTTCAACTTGTCGACATCGCCACTGTATGTGGCCACCATCAGCTTGGCGTCCATGGCCACCACCGGATCATTTGGAGATCTAGGAGCTTCTTCTGTAGTGCTCCACGCCATCCTCCTTGAGCTTTCTGTTTTGGAGTTGGAGGCAGTGTATGAGGTTGGTTTTGGTCACTCTCTCTTCTTCATCAGAGAAAATAAACTCATGGTTTCTTAGTTGGTCAGTCTTATGTCCTAATCTTAACAGTTTCTGGCTTAGTGCTAATCTGGTGGAGGTTCTTCCAGGGCACATGGCCGTCTATTGGCAGTAAACTTATTCTTTTATTAAGCTATCTTCACGATGCCTTAATTAGACATGTGCAAGGCCACCCCATTTGGAAGAAAAAATGCGCAAGGCCACATGCTACTGAATATATCTTCtcgagatgtacatggtgcaatgGTCACATGAACAAGCTACAATCCTCGAAACTGCCAACGATGATCTGGATCCATAACCTCTTTTAAATAGAAATATGGCTTTCACTAGAGATTTATAGCATTTTCTTTTTCATCagacaatgttttttttttgcggggaacacCACAGAGTGAGTTGAGGGCTTGCTTCTCTTCAGTTTCCATCGAACTGCAAAAGACAAAAAGATAATAATAATGTAACTAACGTGTTAGAGAACAGAACAGCTGGGCACTACCATATGTTGCTACACAAACTAAGTTACAACAAGTACACATGTATGTGTCGTTCATCTTCGCAGTTTCTATTTACTTTCGAAGGTTTAATTATATCCTTCTTGCTGCTATATATATGCTCGAAAGCAAGACTTGTTTTCAGTTAGTCGTGTCACAATCACAAGTCATGTTTCTTATTCATTTCTTCGTCATGATCGGGTGGAGGGTCTGCAGGGCCATGTAGGTATCAAATAGGTCAAAATCGAGCTAAAAAATAATTAAGTGGAGCCTACCTGCTAAACCGAACCAAAAATTGTCGAGCAGAAATAACACAATGGCTAACCATACAGGTTCAGTGAACCCCTAACTATGACTGAAATAGTGTAATTTTGAACAGCAGGATTTGTAAGACAAAAAGATCTGAGATTTGAGATATTGCAAGCTACAAGACTGCCAACCTTTTCTTGTAGTCAAGTTGGCCAGGTCAATGGCTAGCATATCTTGTATTAGTCGAAAGTCTACTGTCCTTTTATTTCATATATAGAACTATATAGAAGAATACATTGCACATATTTCCACGTCCTGATGCGCGGGCCAATTAATGTGATCGATCCCAAATAGCTGGATTGCCTATTACATATGCCACTTAAGAGCATTACCATCTTTAGCTTGACTAGCTAACCCGCAGATGGTGCCAAAGTCCATATTATATGGTTGTTGACTTTGCCAATTGAAAAGCAAGACTTCATATACCAACGAAGTCTTCATGTCTTCGAGTGTACATATTAGCTGTTAGCTAGCTGTCCATCGAagcaacaaaaccttccaagatACTCAATTGTCTTACATGTATTGTCTATCTTTTGAGTACACTACTGATGCCATGTGAAAATGTTCTTGTATTAATAGTGGTATAATTCCCGTTCTCAATTGCCAATCTGGACATAAGTGTTGTGGTAGGTTACTGAGACACCAAAATACTGCACAACTAGATAGAAAAGTGAGGCTTGCCCGCCTAACAGCGAGCAAGCAAATATATACAGACATCATGAGAAAAGttaaattaaaaatcatatttataaTACATTAGGCCGTAGACGCCTTTCACAatgtttgtttttatttgtttGCTCGCCAAATGATGTCTTCTTTATCAAATGGCTCATGGATCATTTTACAAAATTTTAAAATGGAGAAAAATAACAGTAGCACCAAATCAAAGGGAGATGGGTGGAATAACATCGATGAAAATGGATCTCCATAAAGAATAGATGTTTTATTTCATGACTAATTAAAAAAGCAATCTCATAAAGAATGCACTTAACCAGTGTTTTCCAACACTAAACATTTGGTGTCCTTCTGGATGGTTATTTGTAACCCGGGTTGTCAATTATGGCTGAAACCAAGATTATTTGTTACATCAACATCAATTAATAAGAGTGTAGATGTACACAAATGTCGTCAAACAGTTAACAAAAAAGGAATCCACCTTTTTTCCACAATATATCATTGCTTTCCTGAAACATGATCTTGCATAACGTGTGTTTTCATCAAAGCCTAGTCCTCTCCCGAAACCAGGAGAAGGCAAAGATCACAAAATAAGAGTCGATACGGACTTAATACAACCATATAATAGTTGCGTCTATAAACCTGGATGGTAATTGTATCAACAAAGGAGGTGCATCATATAATCATGATTACTATCATCAAGCTTTGTTTGGCTACAAAATCAGCGTGAGCACAACTGAGGCACCACTTCTGTCCAACTTTGATCAAAGATCCATCTTCTCGAGCTGCACTAAGGATGAGGCACATGCATATCTCTAGGTTGATGCTCTTGGGGAGCTCCCATTTCCTTCCATCCGCAAGCCTCAGCCGCTCTTTGATGTTGAAAAAGCCTCCGAACCAAGTGATAGCACTACTGAGAAATCTGCTTCAGAATCTCTTGATCAAGAGTCGATGCTTGCTGCGAAAAACACAACTGAAGATGATCTTTGCCTACTATTGGATGTGGATGATATTGATCGTTTCCTTTAGTTTAGTCAACATGCAGCTGGTGGTTTGCATATGAGAAATAGAAGACATGCTCTTCTAGAGCAGCTGGCAGAATCACTGCAATTAGTTGATCCAGTTACACCTAATAAGGATATACCTCTTTCGCCAAATGACGATCAAGTGTTTCTCCGCATAGTATCTCTACCGAAGAGCCAGAAACTAATTTCTCGTTACGTTGAACTTCTTACTCCAGGCAGCGAGTTTGTAAGGATTGCTTGCATGGCAGTCTTCCGGCATGTAAGATTTTTATTTGCACATTTGTAGTCTGATAGACAACTTGTAAACTTGCAAGTGTCTATCCAAGTTTTTTGCTGCCAAGTTTGAATAGGTGTGCGCCCATTGGATACTGCAGCTCATTCGGCTGCCACCATTTCATGAAACCCTTCATGATGGAACCAAGAAAGTTCGAAAGAGAAACGAGCCTTATTACCCAAATGGGCTCGATGTCCCGAATCAATCAATAAAGGTGTATGATCCGAACCTGACACTAACCCATTCCACGCTTGCTAGTACCGGATCAATTTTTTCGTATGTCGGATTATTCCTACGACTCGTCCAAGTAAATTGTCTACTAGAGAGAGCAATTTCTCTTAAATTCAGATTTTCAATAATAGAGTTTGGATTTTCTCTTCTTTCTATCGGGCTTGAGATCCCTTTTTTAGTGGAAGCTTGAGATCCCTCACTAGTGGAGACAGGCCCTTCAATCCCGACCTGTAAGGGGCTTTAGACCCggttggccaaccgggactagCCAGGCGGTACTAAAgctgaaccctttagtcccggcccgGTTACCAGCCGGGACAAACGaccctccacgtgggcgccacGGAGCGTGCTGGGGCCGAAGTACCTAtaatcccggtttgtaacaccaatcgggccttaaggctattttgtaaaaaaaaaatctattttttctaattattttccagtccctcttttttctattttttccgaATTTCTAGAATTTCAGTTATTTGATAAgtatagtctctaactacacttaatctctagtcaaattacttactcgtggtcaaacttaccACTCGATCACCCATCCTCTCACTACTCTAGcagtagcacgcttaactttcgtGTTCCTCCTTCCAAGTGCtttgcgcgcatgtatgtgatattaatatcatatcaatcctattaacatgttggtcgatgtcatatttctttattgtttgaattctaaATAATTCTTTtagtaaacaaaaataatgatgtaacaataatcttgaataaataaataaacattaatttttttaatttgtattatttttaattatttttttgccaaacctaaaaacctgaaaatttgaaaatctcaaaATCACAAAATTTGAATCCCAaaaatgcaggatgcaattattaatttaaaatataACAAAATATGAAATCCAGAATTtccggcaaaaactaaaatcttcccgctttcatattttcatttggaattttatgAATCTAAAAATTGCCTAACCGAGATTTCCTCAgcaaattcggatgtaacttcttcccatgatcattttgatatattatacgtattTTTTTGACATCATATGCAACCAGAAAATTCGTTTTACCTTTTTCTcgacttttttgcaaaaataaagtcgaaattcaaatttgttaatttccccttatagtaggttgcgtaacatacaaaaatctcaaaagattttattttttgaattttctatctttTTCGTATTTTACAAAGCTATAAAAGGCGATCAGGGGGATGGAGGTGCGcgggaagcaaaaaaaaaaactagaaatcGGGAGTAAAGGGTAAGCCCATTTGTCTCGGTTTGAGatacaaaccgcgactaaaggggaacCTGGCTGTAGCAGGTCGcagacccctttagtcccggtttgtgtctcaaaccgggacaaaaggttcctaagagcatctccagtcgcgtcccccaaagcttccCCAAATCgcaccggattgagcgtttgggggacgtgtttcgttcgtgccgcgtttgggggacgtcgctccccagtcgcgtcccccaaacaaaatttcggaaattttaaagcggattcgattagattcgtccaaactttgcatatattacatagattcgaacgaaatttgactaaatttaaactaaacctagtctagaagtacttgcggtggccagaggcgtcgtagtactggtggaagttatacatgtcgtcggtgacgacctcctgcttgacgcgcttgtcgacaggctcgtcgacgggctcgtccttcaccaagccgcttggtgctGCCTCGCTgtcgtcggtgaggtcgacgagcggcttgccggagtcgcggatggtcgCCATGTCGATgttgcccctccaggcgtccttgtcgttcatcgatgccaagcacgccgcccgcagccctgggcagtcctcggggtcgtcgctgctggtgatgagccgccgctgccgctcgtactccgccagcagcaccgcctgcgacgcttcctccggctcctccttcacctccggcttcgggatgaggagggcgccaccacgcctctcttgctgccaccggctgccgctgccgcttccgccacgcctcgtgttgacgggcgttgatacgtcccaaacgtatctataatttcttatgttccatgctacttttatgatgatactcacatgttttatacacattataggtcattattatgcattttccggcactaacctattgacgagatgccgaagatccaattgttgttttctgctgtttttggtttcagaaatcctagtaaggaaatattctcggaattggacgaaatcaacgcccaggggcctatttttccacgaagcttccagaagaccggaggacttacgaagtggggccacgaggcgccgccacaacagggcggcgcggcccgagtgctggccgcgcggccacggcgtgtggggccctcgtgtggcccccgacctgcccttccgcctacttaaagtcttcgtcgcgaaaccctcgcatgcgagagccacgatacggaaaaccttacggagacgccgccgccgccaatcccatctcgggggattcgggagatcgcctccggcaccctgccggagaggggaatcatctcccggaggtctcttcatcgccatgatcgcctccggatcgatgtgtgagtagttcacccctggactatgggtccatagcagtagctagatggtcgtcttctccccattgtgctatcatgttagatcttgtgagctgcctatcatgatcaagatcatctatttgtaatccttcatgttgtgtttgttgggatccgatgaatattgaatactatgtcaagttgattatcaatctatcatatattttatttatgttcttgcatgctctccgttgctagtagaggctctggccaagttgatacttgtgactccaagtgggagtatttatgctcgattgtgggttcatgcctccattaaatgcgggacggtgatggaaagttctaaggttgtggatgtcttgttgccactagggataaaacatcgatgctttgtctaaggatatttgtgttgattacattacgcaccatacttaatgcaattgtctattgtttacaacttaatacttggaggggttcggatgataactcgaaggtggactttttaggcatagatgcatgctggatagcggtctatgtactttgtcgtaatgccctgattaaatctcatagtactcatcatgatatatttatgtgcattgttatgccttatttatttgtcaat encodes:
- the LOC124655602 gene encoding E3 ubiquitin-protein ligase mib1-like — encoded protein: MDAKLMVATYSGDVDKLKELLKKEDATAMVVVTAATSKKPSKDEQSRSGDIDPLLLESACGGSWQDLEELLKKPHIPEYQESFGDAEEGVDRQPAAGAFLKGVTPDGDTALHVVSSNGDSQDFLNYAGIIHDGDRDLLFTKNHKGDTPLHCACRAGNYEMVSRLIELAADRKFELLREVNHRQETALHEAVRLEDGKALGHKERGLLDARTIKGKQEMVKLLMDADTQLANFPAGGISPMYLAILLGKDTIAIILYVKSCGNLSYSGPDGQNALHVAVLRATNTGTPKCSYLFW